The nucleotide window TGCGAAGACGCGGCAGAAGCATTGGCGCATGCCATGCGATATCCACGACGACACAAACAGTGAACAGCACGATCGAGAGCAGCTGGGCAAGCGCCAGGATGGGAAAGCTGGCACGGAACCAGATGCAGGCAGCCAGCGCGAAGATGGAGATCAGCCGTTGTGCCTGCGACCAGTACGAGCCGCGATGCGCCTTGCCCACGACCATGAAACTGTTCGCAGTGATGCTCAGGATCATGTTGAGCAGAATCTGCAGCAGGAGCAGATAGAGCGTGAGCGAAGCATCGCGCGTACTGACATGATGCAGATGGAGCCAGCTGCCGATGGGCATGGCGAAAATACTCAGCCCGGCAAGGGAGACGATACCGATGATGCTGAGCAGAAGCAGCATGGCGCTGGCCTGGATATGCTGGGCCTCTTCTTTATCTCCGCGGTTGTAGCAGATCGTGGTCTGATTCGTAGCGTAGGTCTGAATGCCGTAATTGAGCGTATTGAGGTAGGTGACCGCCGCGCTCAGGGCAATCCACTCGCCATAGACCTCAAGACCGAGGGCATAACGATGGAGAAAAAACGGAGGGATAAGGAGCTGCGAGACGATGGTGACGCCCTGGCCCATGAAGAAGGCTGCGAGCATCTGCAGGATTCGCTTGAGGCTCATGAATGCCGTATTCCTGATGGCCGGGGATGCGGCCAGAAAAGCCGGAGAAAGAACCTTGGCCGGGACTACATCTTATAGCGGCCAAGATCTTCGTCGTTAAGATTTTCCAGCCATTTCCGGACATCCTGAGAGGACGCCTGTTCGGCAGGATTGGGAAGGACTTTCGCTGCCAGCAGCACGCTTTCATCGACGTAGATAGGGCAATCCGTACGCATGGCCAGGGCCAGGGCATCCGACGGACGCGCATCGAGAGCGATGATCTCGCCATTCTGCTCCATCCAGATGACCGCGTAGAAGGTGTCATCACGCAGTTCGGTCACAACCACACGCAGAACTTTAGCGTTCAGGCTGCGCACCAGCTCGCGGAGGAGATCGTGTGTCAGAGGACGCGTTGGCTGCGACTTTTCTATTTCGAGTGCGATGGCATTCGCCTCATAAAGGCCGACCCATATGGGCAGCAAGGTCTCACTGCCGGGATCCTTGAGCAGCACGATAGGCATGTGAGTCGAAGGATCGACCATCAGTCCGCGGATCTTCATCTCAATTTCCATCGATCGGTCCTCCCTTCTCCATGTGCCGCCATCTTAGAGCCCCATCGCCTCGCCGACCAGGCTATTGGGAAAACTCTGAGTCACCTTCACCTTCAAATAGCTTCCGATTGCCGGCAGGATCGTGGACCGGGTGGTGAAATTCAGGGTCTTATTCTGCGATGTGCGCCCGTTGACCTGTCCGCGTGCAGAGTTGTACCCCTCAACCATCACTTCTACTTCTTCTCCTACATGCTTGGCATAGTTGACCCGCTGCAGCTCGCGCTGGCGATCGAGAAGAATCTGCAGACGCTGCGATTTCTCTTCCTCGGGAATTGAGTCCGCCATCGTCACAGCCGGCGTATTCGGCCGCGGGGAGTACTTAAACGCGAAGACACCGTCATACTGCACGTCGGCCAGCATGTCGATCGTCTGCTCGAAGTCCTCCGGCGTCTCGCCCGGAAAGCCGACGATGATGTCGGTGGTCATGCTGATGGGGCGTCGCGCTGCCTTGATCCAGGCAATGCGCTCCAGATACCACTCCCGCGTATATTCGCGCTGCATCAGGTGCAGCACGCGCGAGGAAC belongs to Silvibacterium dinghuense and includes:
- a CDS encoding bifunctional nuclease family protein; protein product: MEIEMKIRGLMVDPSTHMPIVLLKDPGSETLLPIWVGLYEANAIALEIEKSQPTRPLTHDLLRELVRSLNAKVLRVVVTELRDDTFYAVIWMEQNGEIIALDARPSDALALAMRTDCPIYVDESVLLAAKVLPNPAEQASSQDVRKWLENLNDEDLGRYKM